The following is a genomic window from Thermoplasmata archaeon.
GAGGTCGCCCAGGAGGTCGGCCGGATCCGCCGGGAGAAGGACCTCTCCGCGTACCCGCTGAACGACCACGCCACGGCGACGTTCCTCGCGTACCTCGCGTCCGCGGGCGATGCGCCCCTGGCCACGGACCGGCGGATCACGATCGAGGCCGCGCCGGACGTGATCATCGTGAACGCGTGCCTCGGTTCGAGGGTGAACGAGACGCTCGGCCAGCTCATCTCGTCGCTCGTCAGCGCGCGGTTCGGGCAGAGCGTCGGGGTGCAGACGGACCCGTACCGCGTCGTCCTCGAAGTGCCGCGGTCCGTGAACCCGAAACGGATCGTGGAGATTCTCCAGCCCGAGGACCCGGACGCGCTCGAGCCGCTCCTCCGGGTGATCCTGAAAAACTCCGCCTTCCTCCGCTGGGCGTTCGTCTACGTCGCGAAGAAGTTCGGGGCGTTGCGGCGGGATGTCGACTGGGAGAGCGTCTCGATCCCGCGCCTCCTGAAGACGTTCGAGAGCACGCCCCTGTTCGAGGAGGTCCTCGACAAGGTCTTCTGGGAGCGCATGGACATCCCGCGGACCGTCGAGGTGCTGAAGCGGATCCGCACGGGAGACATCGAGCTCGTCGTCACGAAGCCGACGCCGATCGGGCGGGCCGGGCTGGAAGGCGGGCGGCTCCTCGTCACCCCATCGAGGGCGGATCACTCGACGCTCATGGCCGTCAAGGCGCGCCTCGAGAAGGAGACCGCGACGCTCCTGTGCCTCAGCTGCAAGATGACGTGGCGGGAGGCGGTGAAGGATCTCCCTGCGAAGATCCGCTGCCCGCGTTGCGGCGCGGTCATGATCGCCGTCGTCGCGCCGTACGAGAGGGAGAAGATCGCGAAGCTCGACCTGGAGAGCGGGGACAAGGAGAGCCGGTCGAAGGCGAAACGGCTCTTCACGAACGCGAGCCTCGTCATGGCCCACGGACGGAAGGCGGTGCTCGCCCTGATGGCTCGTGGCGTCGGCGAGGACACGGCGGCGCGGATCCTCCGCGGCTACCACGAGTCGGAGGAGGACTTCCTCCGGGACGTGCTCGCGGCGGAGATCACATACGCGCGGACGAAGCGGTTCTGGGACTGATCGCGCCGAAAACTTCCGGAACCGGACCGAGTCCGGCGGGCGAATGGGACGGAGGACTGTCACGCCCTGCCGGCCTCTCGGCCTGGGGAGGCGGAGGGTGGGAAGACCCGAGGGGTTCCAATCGACGGGCCCGATTCCCGCGACGCGCGGGAAGCGTCTGGTTCCGGAAGCGGCCGTCCGAGCGGCCGGATACATATATAATGGTTATCACGTTCCGTCCGGTTTTCCGCGGATGGCAATGGGTCGGACGAGAACCAGGAAGGCCTCCTGAAAGCGTCGCCCGTCTAGCCCGCAAAGCGGTACGCGTCGTGGTTAACATGTTAACCAGGGGCCCGCGGGCCTCATGCACGGCCGAATGCCAGGACGTAGATCTCCGCGCTTCGAGACGCCGAGGCCGTCGGTTTGACGCCCTTGGCCGCATCGAACGAACGGTCCACGCGGTCGAGGAATCCTCGGTAGCCCTCGCCTTGGAAGACCTTCACGAGGAAGCTTCCGCCGACCCGGAGGGCGCGAACCGCGAAGGCGAACGCGGTGTCCGCGAGATCCAGGGTGCGGGCCACATCGACCGCGCGGTTCCCACTGAGCTTCGGGGCCATGTCGCTCATCACGACGTCGGCGGGACGTCGGAGGATCTCGAACAGCGTCGCCTGGACGTCCGCGTGGGTGAAGTCGCCACGCACGATTTCGACTCCGTCGATCGGTGCGATTCGAGCGAGGTCCACGGCGATCACGCGCCCCCGCGGGCCGACCCGCTGCCGGGCCACCTGAGACCATCCGCCGGGTGCGCCTCCGAGATCCACGATGACATCGCCCTCGTGGAAGAGGCCGTATCGCAGGTCGATCTGGGAGAGCTTGATCGCGGCCCGGCTGCGGTACTCCTGTTTCTTCGCCGCACGGTAGAATCGGTCGTGCCGGCGTGCCTTGACCCATGCCTTCCCCATGCGATGGAGAGGATGCGGCCTCTCGCCATAACCGTTTGGCCGGTCCGAGCGAACCCGGTTCGCCGGCTTAACATGTTAACCATGCCCGCAACAGCCTCGGAATTGGCCGCTCGGCCGAAGCGTCGCCGGCTTAACATGTTAACCAACCGAAGTAGTTTCGCTGTTCCCATCGAAAAGCTATAATATAGCCTCATCCATACAATTGACTATGACGATTGAAGGCTATGAGGGGGAGCGGGTGCTCGTGTCGTACGGCGTGTCCGGCGCGGCTCGTTCCGTGGCGGCCCGCGTGTGCCAGATCGTGTTTGGGCGGACGCGGATCTCCGAGGATTTCGGTCGCCGCCGATACCTCGACCGGGGGTTCATTCACCGGCCCGGCGTGGTCTGGATCGGTCAATCGGTCCTCGTCCTCCCGCCGAGGGACGCCGCGGAGTTGGTCGACCGTCTGCATCGACTGGGCGTGCAAGTCGCGCGGGGGCCCGTCGATGTTCCGCGGTCGACCCTGGAAGCCTTCCGCCGCCGCGGAGGCCGCCGGCTTAACATGTTAACCACGGAACCCGAGGAGGTCCGCGAGCCGTTGCCTCGCAACCCTTGAAATATCCACCGTCTCTTCCGTGGCCCGTGGTGCGGACCTACGCCGAGGCCGGCGTCTCTCAGGACGAGAAGGCGGCCCACATCGCCGCCCTCGTCTCCGCGCTGACGTACCGGCGGAAGGGCCTCGGCCGGCCGCTCACGAAGATCGGCCACTTCACCGGCCTCGTCGACTTCGGCGCGTACGCGCTCTCCCTGTGCACGGACAGCGTCGGCACGAAGACCCTGGTCGCCAAGGAGATGCGTCGCTGGGACACGATCGGGATCGACTGCGTCGCGATGAACGTGAACGACATGATCTGCATCGGCGCGGAGCCGCTCGCCTTCGTCGACTACCTCGCCATCGAGGACTACGATCGGGAGGTCGCGCGTCAGATCGGGATCGGCCTCAACCGCGGGGCCGCGCTCGCGAACGTCTCGATCATCGGCGGCGAGATCGCCGTCGTGCCGGAGGTCGTGCGGGACTTGGACCTCGCGGGCACGTGCTTCGGCGTCGTCCGAAAATCGAGGATCATCGACGGACGGGCGATCCGCGCCGGCGACGCCATCATCGGCCTGCCGAGCACGGGCCTTCACGCGAACGGGTTGACGCTGGCGCGACGCCTCCTCCGGGATGCGGCGCTCACCGTCTTCGACCCGGTGAGCGGCAGCGGCCGTCCCTGGGGAGAGGCCCTCCTCGAACCGACGGCGATCTACGTGCGGCCGGTGCTGCGTGCCGTCCGGAAGGCCCGCATCCACGGCATGGCCCACATCACCGGGGGAGGGCTCCGTAACCTCGTCCGGCTCAAACGGAGCGTCGCCTTCCGAATCGCGGAGCCCCTGGAACCTCCGCCGATCTTCCGGGAGCTCCAGTCGCTCGGAGCGATCGAGGACCGCGAGATGTACGAGACCTTCAACATGGGCATGGGCTTCGCGGTCGTCGCGCCGGAGGACGAGGCGAAGGACGTGGTCCGTGCCTTGCGGCCCGATGTGGAGGCGAAGGTCGTCGGGGAGGTCGCCCGCGGCCGGGGCGTCGTTCAAGAGCCGCTGGACCTTCGCTGGGAGTCGTACTAGCGAGCGTGCTGTCCGAGGGAT
Proteins encoded in this region:
- the purM gene encoding phosphoribosylformylglycinamidine cyclo-ligase, producing the protein MVRTYAEAGVSQDEKAAHIAALVSALTYRRKGLGRPLTKIGHFTGLVDFGAYALSLCTDSVGTKTLVAKEMRRWDTIGIDCVAMNVNDMICIGAEPLAFVDYLAIEDYDREVARQIGIGLNRGAALANVSIIGGEIAVVPEVVRDLDLAGTCFGVVRKSRIIDGRAIRAGDAIIGLPSTGLHANGLTLARRLLRDAALTVFDPVSGSGRPWGEALLEPTAIYVRPVLRAVRKARIHGMAHITGGGLRNLVRLKRSVAFRIAEPLEPPPIFRELQSLGAIEDREMYETFNMGMGFAVVAPEDEAKDVVRALRPDVEAKVVGEVARGRGVVQEPLDLRWESY
- a CDS encoding RlmE family RNA methyltransferase; the encoded protein is MGKAWVKARRHDRFYRAAKKQEYRSRAAIKLSQIDLRYGLFHEGDVIVDLGGAPGGWSQVARQRVGPRGRVIAVDLARIAPIDGVEIVRGDFTHADVQATLFEILRRPADVVMSDMAPKLSGNRAVDVARTLDLADTAFAFAVRALRVGGSFLVKVFQGEGYRGFLDRVDRSFDAAKGVKPTASASRSAEIYVLAFGRA